The following is a genomic window from Corynebacterium incognita.
CCCCATCTCGCGGAGCAGGGGCTCATCGTGCGCGCTAGCTTCGGCCGCTTCGGCGACGACGCCATCGTGCGCGCCGAGGAGGACGATCTCGTGGACTACGCCCTCGATGATCTCCAGACCATCACGGGCTTCGATGGCCGTGACGCGGGCGTCGCTGAGATTTACACCCAGCGCTGGTTCGGTGGCATCCCGCGCTTCGATGCCACCCACTTAGACACCGTGGCTACCGTCCGCACCCTGCTTGCCGACGCCCCCGGCATCGACGTCACCGGCGCCTGGGCCGGCGGCGTGGGGGTGCCCGCCGTCATCGCGGACGCCCGCGCGGCGGCGCAGCGCCTCGCTGAGAGTTAGTCCTGCTTCTCCAGCTTCGCCGCCCGATCTGGCACGTAGTTGAACAGATCGCGGGGCGGGCGGGTGTAGCCGTTGCCCTCGGGGCGCTTCGGGATCTCCGGCACGTCCTGGGTAATGTGCTCGTAGGGGATGGTCTCCAACAGGTGGCTGATCACGTTGATGCGCGAGCGCTTCTTGTCCTCGGATTCCACCGTGTACCACGGGGATTCGGGGATGTCGGTGTGCACGAACATGGCGTCCTTGGCGCGTGAGTAGTCCTCCCAGCGGTGGATGGACTCCATGTCCATCGGGGAGAGCTTCCAGCGGCGCAGGGGATCGTTGCGGCGGGACTTGAAGCGCTTGAGCTGCTCCTCGTCCGAGACGGAGAACCAGTACTTGCGCAACATGATGCCGTCGTCGATAAGCAAGCGCTCGAAGATCGGCGCCTGCTTTAAGAAGCGGCGGTATTCCTCGGAGGTGCAAAAGCCCATGACGCGCTCGACGCCGGCGCGGTTGTACCAGGAGCGGTCAAAGATGACGATCTCTCCCGCGGTGGGGAGCTTTTCCACGTAGCGCTGGAAGTACCACTGACCCTGCTCGCGTTCGGTGGGGGCGGGGAGCGCCTCGATGCGGCAGGTACGCGGGTTGAGGTACTGGGTGATGCGCTTGATGGCGGAACCCTTCCCGGCGGCGTCGCGGCCTTCCATGATGATGACCACGCGGGCGCCGGTTTCCACCACCCACTGCTGCATCTCGACGAGCTCGGCCTGCAGGCGCTTGAGCTCGTCCTCGTAGGCCTCGCGGTCTAGCTTCTTGGGTTTCTTGGAGTGCTTCTTCTCGCTCGACTTCGACATGGATCCAGCTTAACCCGCCGCGCACGCCAGGTGGTAATAACCACCGTGTGGATTCGGGGGTTACTTCTCCAGCGTCACCTTATCCACCACGTACGGCGTGTTCACGTTGTAGGTGGTCAACGTCAGCTCGGTGGGGCTCACCGACACCGCCGTGTAGTCCGGGGTGTAGTCCTGATTCCAATACGCGGTCCACGGCTGCTCCAGGTCTTGGTCGATGAGCTCGCGGCGCGCGTCCGGGTGCTTGGTGCCGAAGCGATCGTGGAAGTCGTAGAACTTGCCTGCGCCCGCCGTCGTGGCCGTCATGTACAAAACCTCGCCGTCCTGCGGGCGCAGGCGATCGCCGCGCTCCGCGCGCTTGTCCGGCACCACCGGCTCCGTCCCGCGCATGAGGTGCGAGCGGCTGTAGATGTGGTCGTGGCCCGAGAGCACCACGTCCACCCCGGCCTCGGAGAGCACCGGGGTCAGCTCGCGGCGCAGCGCCTCGACGTCCGCGTCCGCCGTATGCGATCCCTGCGCGAAGGGGCCGTGGTGGTAGGTGGCCACGATCCAGTCCTTGTCCGCGCCGTGCTTGGCGGCCGTCGCGCGGATGAACTCCTTGTGGTTCGCGATGTCCGCGGGGTCAGACTCGTTGGAGTTCAGCGAAATAAACAGCACGTTGTTGCGCTCGTAGAAGTAGTTGCCCGTGCCGCGCTGCTCGTTGGGCAGGGAGAAGTGCTCGCTAAAGTGCTTCATGCCGGACACATAGGTCTCATGGTTGCCCGGGATGGCCGCGGTGGGAAGGGTGCGCAGCTGCGGGGCGGAGAAGAACTGGTCGTACTGCGGCTGGATGGCGCCCCATCCGTCTACCTGGTCGCCGAGACTGAGCAG
Proteins encoded in this region:
- the ppk2 gene encoding polyphosphate kinase 2 — its product is MSKSSEKKHSKKPKKLDREAYEDELKRLQAELVEMQQWVVETGARVVIIMEGRDAAGKGSAIKRITQYLNPRTCRIEALPAPTEREQGQWYFQRYVEKLPTAGEIVIFDRSWYNRAGVERVMGFCTSEEYRRFLKQAPIFERLLIDDGIMLRKYWFSVSDEEQLKRFKSRRNDPLRRWKLSPMDMESIHRWEDYSRAKDAMFVHTDIPESPWYTVESEDKKRSRINVISHLLETIPYEHITQDVPEIPKRPEGNGYTRPPRDLFNYVPDRAAKLEKQD
- a CDS encoding purple acid phosphatase family protein, encoding MLKKVALTAALTTALALTPAAATAADSPIYRLVLGVGATASDATFSWRTHHRGAEAVEIWETTNPESRRRIEAREQDNGALLYVSKEANVGELEASTSYTYRVGSEAGGWSQEQTFTTGDGDDTWDFLALADAQIGVNLDNATQGKNWRNAVAAATAARPEAEMLLSLGDQVDGWGAIQPQYDQFFSAPQLRTLPTAAIPGNHETYVSGMKHFSEHFSLPNEQRGTGNYFYERNNVLFISLNSNESDPADIANHKEFIRATAAKHGADKDWIVATYHHGPFAQGSHTADADVEALRRELTPVLSEAGVDVVLSGHDHIYSRSHLMRGTEPVVPDKRAERGDRLRPQDGEVLYMTATTAGAGKFYDFHDRFGTKHPDARRELIDQDLEQPWTAYWNQDYTPDYTAVSVSPTELTLTTYNVNTPYVVDKVTLEK